The Linepithema humile isolate Giens D197 chromosome 2, Lhum_UNIL_v1.0, whole genome shotgun sequence genome has a segment encoding these proteins:
- the LOC105679150 gene encoding 26S proteasome non-ATPase regulatory subunit 2-like gives MNKREYDKENMNEEDKRLEEELLQAVDILKDKDETAMMLSLNHLRMLIRTSTTSMTSVPKPLKYLKNFYPSLKNAYRKLKQKEVKTRFAEILSVLSLAGATAGSRECLDFCIKGAVDNPGEWGHEYVRQLEAEIVDEWTNVPIKEEQEIRKRLIPLIKSIISFDMKHNAEIQACDLCLEIDELNFLAEHLDSTNFTRVCHYLISCAAYSEDTERKQILEFATEQYLKFNEYTRAILVALQLANSELVFKCFTACSDSLMRSQLAFILARLQDQPLRMDYHGNDAKDIETILSNGHINTHFQILARELDILEPKLPEDIYKSWLMNAPRQMEHDSARANLAASFVSGFVHAGFGQDKLMADTSDCWVYKNKDHGMLSATASLGLIHMWDVDGGLVPIDKYLYTSEDYVKSGALLAIGLVNCGIRNECDPALALLSEYVSSSSQTLRIGAVLGLGLAYAGSRRKDVTELLSGTLTDEKNNMQILSLAAISLGLVNVGSGDSDVASIILLRLLGLSMKELIVTHSRFLPLALGMVYMGTRDAIEAPSAALEALPEPYNFASQTMLQICAYAGTGDVLIVQELLRICSEVIEGVTSAKATPDSTPTSSCCDQRKSQNSSFMLENDKKNGTQAEESTKDAGASQAIASLGVGVVGLGEGKENSRIFGQVGRYGPTPARRAMPLAMALSSLSNADPAVLDVLNKYSHDHDADVALNAIFALGLVGAGTNNARLATMLRQLAAYHAKNPFHLFLVRISQGLVHLGKGTLSLSPLRYGSRVLDYTALAGLMVVLVACLDCRNLILSQSHYLMYCLAVAMEPRWLITVDENLKSLPVSVRIGQGVDVVGKAGNPKSIVGGHVQTTPVLLCAGEKAELVSDQYESLFSVLEGFVILREKQAVVN, from the exons atgaataaacgCGAGtacgataaagaaaatatg AATGAAGAAGACAAGAGATTGGAAGAAGAGTTGCTACAAGCAgttgatatattaaaa GATAAAGATGAGACAGCCATGATGCTGTCTTTGAACCACTTAAGGATGCTGATACGCACATCTACAACTTCAATGACTTCTGTTCCGAAACCTCTcaaatacttgaaaaatttttatccgagTTTGAAGAATGCATACAGAAAACTCAAGCAAAAGGAGGTAAAGACTCGTTTTGCAGAAATTCTGAGTGTGCTCTCTCTAGCCGGAGCCACTGCAGGATCCAGGGAATGCCTGGATTTCTGTATTAAAGGAGCTGTCGATAATCCCGGAGAATGGGGGCATGAATACGTGAGACAACTAGAAGCAGAGATCGTCGACGAATGGACAAATGTACCAATAAAAGAGGAACAAGAGATCAG AAAGCGGCTTATCCCGTTGATTAAAAGCATCATCTCATTCGACATGAAACACAACGCGGAGATACAAGCGTGTGATCTGTGCTTGGAGATCGACGAGCTAAATTTTCTCGCGGAACATTTGGATTCCACAAACTTTACACGGGTGTGCCATTATCTAATTAGCTGTGCGGCTTACAG CGAGGACACGgagagaaaacaaatattagaatttgCCACGGAGCAATATCTGAAGTTTAACGAGTACACGAGGGCAATTTTGGTGGCACTGCAGCTTGCAAATTCGGAACTTGTTTTCAAGTGCTTCACTGCTTGTTCTGACTCGTTGATGAGAAGTCAATTAGCCTTTATCCTCGCTCGGTTGCAA GATCAACCTTTGAGGATGGATTATCACGGGAACGATGCCAAGGATATCGAGACGATCCTCAGCAACGGCCACATAAATACGCATTTTCAAATCCTTGCCAGAGAACTTGACATACTCGAGCCGAAGCTTCCGGaggatatttataaaagttggTTGATGAACGCACCTAGACAAATGGAGCACGATTCTGCGAGGGCAAATTTGGCTGCGAGCTTTGTTTCCGGTTTCGTACATGCCGGTTTTGGTCAAGATAAATTAATGGCAGACACGTCCGACTGTTGGGTGTATAAAAACAag gaCCATGGAATGTTATCGGCTACTGCTTCTCTCGGTTTAATACACATGTGGGACGTCGACGGCGGTTTGGTTCCCATCGACAA ATATCTCTATACGAGCGAAGACTACGTAAAATCCGGCGCTTTGCTAGCCATCGGACTGGTGAATTGCGGAATTCGTAACGAATGCGATCCGGCTTTGGCGCTTCTCAGCGAGTACGTGAGTTCGAGCAGCCAAACTCTTCGCATCGGAGCCGTCTTGGGATTAGGTTTGGCTTATGCTGGTTCCAGAAGAAAGGACGTTACCGAACTTCTTTCTGGGACTTTGACCGATGAGAAAA ataatatGCAAATCTTGTCGCTCGCTGCTATCTCTTTGGGACTTGTGAATGTAGGCTCGGGAGACTCCGATGTAGCTTCGATTATTTTGTTGAGATTATTAGGACTGTCTATGAAGGAACTGATTGTTACGCATTCCAG ATTCTTGCCGTTAGCTCTGGGAATGGTTTATATGGGAACCCGAGATGCTATAGAAGCACCATCCGCGGCACTTGAAGCTCTACCGGAACCCTACAACTTCGCTTCGCAAACTATGctacaa ATTTGCGCGTACGCAGGCACCGGCGACGTGTTGATAGTGCAAGAATTACTGCGAATCTGTTCGGAAGTGATCGAGGGAGTGACTAGTGCGAAAGCCACACCCGACAGTACCCCGACATCGAGTTGCTGCGATCAAAGAAAATCGCAAAACAGCTCTTTTATGTTGGAAAACGATAAGAAGAACGGTACTCAGGCCGAGGAATCTACTAA GGACGCTGGAGCATCGCAGGCTATAGCATCTCTCGGAGTGGGAGTGGTCGGATTAGGcgaaggaaaagaaaattcaaGGATCTTCGGGCAG GTCGGAAGGTATGGTCCAACGCCAGCGCGACGCGCTATGCCTCTCGCGATGGCTCTGTCATCCCTATCGAACGCCGACCCGGCGGTCTTGGACGTGTTGAATAAATACAGCCACGACCACGACGCCGACGTTGCTCTCAATGCAATCTTCGCTCTCGGACTTGTCGGCGCGGGCACCAACAATGCACGGTTGGCGACGATGTTGAGACAGCTGGCGGCTTATCATGCAAAAAATCCATTTCATCTGTTCCTCGTGCGCATCTCTCAAGGCTTGGTGCACTTGGGCAAG GGTACTTTATCCTTGTCGCCTCTGCGTTACGGTTCAAGAGTTTTAGACTATACCGCCTTGGCTGGTCTGATGGTCGTCTTAGTCGCCTGCTTGGATTGcagaaatcttatattatcGCAATCTCATTATTTAATGTACTGCTTGGCGGTTGCGATGGAACCGAGGTGGCTAATTACTGTGGATGAAAATCTTAAG AGTTTACCGGTATCCGTGAGAATCGGTCAGGGCGTGGACGTTGTGGGGAAAGCCGGTAATCCGAAATCTATTGTTGGTGGTCACGTACAGACTACGCCGGTGTTGCTGTGTGCGGGCGAAAAAGCGGAATTAGTTTCAGATCAATACGAATCGCTTTTCAGCGTGCTGGAAGGTTTTGTGATCCTTCGTGAGAAA CAGGCTGTAGTGAATTGA
- the LOC105679180 gene encoding solute carrier family 2, facilitated glucose transporter member 8: MTPTRENEDIEGRSYKDYAYSPVPVSSSSAVFDTTTPAKESVETNVQRVVINHYPADMTEKGSKLVQFLAAAAANLSILATGAMLGWTSPMLPLLESTGGPLESPISSEQSSWIGSLVPLGTIGGSFIGGFLGERWGRKPTLLSCLLPYLIGWILIGTAGHVAQLYVARLILGVALGFAFTIVPMYCGEIAETSIRGALGSFLQLFITIGLLYAYAIGPFVTYTVFWIVCAILPIIFFACFIMMPESPYFLLIKGRKNEAITSLAKLRSKSELAVQKEADEIQEQIDELFKEEVKFSDLFTVKANFKALLFTCALASFQQFTGINVVLFYMQNIFIAAESSVPTEQAPIIIGAVQMLASGATPIVVDWLGRRVLLVFSGIGTTLSLCALGLYFYLKDVQHADDVVAQISWLPVVALVIFIATYSVGWGPLPWAVMGEMFSSNVKAKASGITVSICWFLAFLITKFSSNMDEAIGQYATFWMFAGFCVLSIIFTVLILPETKGKSLQQIQAELNGKPFHTSDIENGTKK, translated from the exons ATGACCCCCACTCGCGAGAACGAGGACATAGAGGGGCGCTCGTATAAAGACTATGCTTACAGCCCTGTACCAGTGAGTTCCTCTTCGGCGGTGTTTGATACTACCACCCCTGCTAAAGAATCTGTGGAGACCAACGTACAACGCGTCGTTATCAATCACTACCCCGCAGACATGACGGAAAAAGGTTCCAAGCTCGTCCAGTTTCTAGCCGCTGCGGCGG CTAATTTATCTATCCTCGCGACTGGTGCCATGTTAGGATGGACAAGTCCAATGCTCCCTCTCTTAGAATCGACCGGTGGACCCTTGGAATCACCGATCAGTTCCGAACAGAGTTCCTGGATAGGATCTCTGGTGCCTCTCGGTACGATCGGGGGCAGTTTTATAGGGGGATTTCTCGGAGAACG GTGGGGCCGTAAACCGACATTGCTGTCTTGTCTGCTGCCGTATTTAATTGGATGGATATTGATCGGTACTGCCGGTCATGTTGCTCAGCTTTACGTTGCTCGATTAATACTTGGAGTCGCTCTGGGCTTTGCATTCACGATCGTACCAATGTATTGCGGTGAAATTGCTGAg acttCTATCAGAGGAGCACTGGGATCCTTCCTCCAACTTTTTATCACGATTGGCTTGCTGTATGCTTATGCTATCGGACCCTTCGTCACCTATACTGTCTTTTGGATCGTTTGTGCTATTCTGCCGATAATCTTTTTCGCTTGCTTCATTATGATGCCGGAGTCTCCGTATTTCCTCCTTATCAAGGGACGCAAAAACGAAGCGATCACGTCTCTCGCGAAGCTGCGAAGCAAATCGGAACTGGCTGTGCAGAAAGAAGCCGACGAAATACAG GAACAAATCGATGAACTTTTCAAAGAAGAAGTTAAGTTCTCGGACTTGTTTACGGTGAAGGCCAACTTCAAGGCTTTACTCTTCACTTGTGCTTTGGCTTCCTTCCAACAGTTCACTGGTATCAATGTTGTGCTATTctatatgcaaaatatcttCATTGCTGCCGAAAGTTCTGTTCCAACAGAACAAGCGCCTATTATTATCGGTGCTGTGCAAATGCTAGCGTCGGGTGCTACGCCTATTGTCGTCGATTGGTTAGGCAGGAGAGTGCTTCTCGTCTTTTCCGGCATTGGAACAACACTCAGTTTG TGTGCCCTAGGCTTGTATTTCTATCTGAAGGATGTGCAGCACGCAGACGACGTAGTGGCGCAGATATCCTGGCTACCGGTAGTCGCGCTCGTCATCTTTATCGCTACTTACAGCGTGGGCTGGGGCCCGCTCCCGTGGGCCGTCATGGGCGAAATGTTCTCCTCGAATGTCAAGGCTAAGGCTTCCGGTATAACAGTTTCAATCTGTTGGTTTCTGGCCTTCCTTATCACCAAGTTCTCCAGTAATATGGATGAAGCGATCGGTCAATACGCGACATTCTGGATGTTTGCAGGATTCTGTGTACTTAGCATCATCTTCACGGTACTTATACTGCCGGAAACGAAAGGCAAGAGCCTTCAGCAAATACAAGCTGAGCTCAACGGAAAGCCTTTTCACACTTCAGATATCGAGAACGGAACGAAGAAGTAA